The genomic interval GGGCAAATACGGCATGGATGTCGTTGCCTGGCGCCGCGTATCCGTCGAGCACCGTCACCAGTTCGCCCGACTCGATTTGCGCGGCGACTTCCCACATCGAACGCCATGCCAGGCCGCGGCCCCTCAAAGCCCATTCGTGCAGCACGGCGCCGTCGTTGCACACCATATTGCCGGCCACCCGCAGCGTCACCGTCTTGTTATTCTCGCGAAAGGTCCAGCCGCGCTGGCTGCCTTCGCTGCTGATCGCCAGGCAATTGTGGCGCGCCAGGTCGGCCAGCGTGACGGGCGTGCCATGACGCTTCAGGTAGCCCGGCGCTGCCACCACCACCCGCGCATTGTCGGCGAGCTTGACGCCGACCAGGTTCGAGTCGCCCAGGCTGGCGATGCGAATCGCCACATCGATGCCTTCACCGACGACGTCGACGACGCGGTCGTTCAGGTTGAGGTTGACGGTCACGTCGCGATGTTCGGCAAGGAAGGAGGGCAGCAGGGGTGCCACATGCTGGCGCCCGAACCCGGCCGGAGCCGATACGAGCAGGTGGCCACGTGCATGGGCGCTGCGTTCCGACACTGCGGTTTCGGCGTCTTCCAGTTCGCCCAGGATGCGCTGGCAATCCTCGAGAAAGGCCGCGCCTTCATCGGTCAGTACCAGGCGCCGGGTCGTTCGCTGCAGCAGCTTGACGCCGAGCCTGCTCTCGAGGGAGTCGAGGCGCCGGCCGATCATTGCCGGGGCGATGCCTTCAGCCCGTGCCGCGGCCGACAAGCTGCCGCGCGCCGCCACCTCGACGAAGGTGGAGATCTCCTTGAACTTGCCCATGGTCTTGCCTCATCTGTGACAAATACGCACAGATGATGTGCATAAATGTATCGTTTAGCTACTTTCTGTTGACTATACTTGATGATATGACAAACGCCAAGCTTGCCTCTGCCCGGCGTTCGCGACACGATTTTTGACATCACAGCAAGGAGTTTCACCATGACCATCGCTCTCCCACCAGGACTCGACATCCGCGCCGAGATCAAGCCAGGCTACGAACAGATCCTCACGCCCGAAGCGCTCGCGCTTGTCGCCAGCCTGACGCGCCAGTTCGAGCCTCGCCGCCAGGAACTGCTCGCCGCCCGCGTCGAACGCGCGCGCCGGCTCGATGCCGGTGAGCGTCCGGATTTTCTGCCGGAAACCGCGCACATCCGCGCCGGCGACTGGACCATCGCGCCCATCCCGCAGGCACTGGAATGCCGCCGCGTCGAGATTACCGGACCGGTCGAGCGCAAGATGGTCATCAATGCGCTGAACTCCGGTGCCGACAGCTACATGACGGACTTCGAGGATTCGAATTCGCCCAACTGGGACAACCAGATCACGGGCCAGATCAACATGGTCGATGCCGTGCGCCGCACGATTTCGCTCGAGCAGAACGGCAAGACCTACAAGCTGGGCGACAAGGTCGCGACACTGGTCGTGCGTCCGCGCGGCTGGCACCTGGACGAAAAGCACGTGCTGGTCGACGGCAAGCGCGTCTCGGGCGGCATCTTCGACTTCGCGCTGTTCATGTTCCATAACGCAAAGGAACAGCTGGCGCGGGGCGCCGGGCCATACTTCTACCTGCCGAAGATGGAATCGCACCTGGAAGCGCGCCTGTGGAACGACATCTTCATCGCCACCCAGGAAGCGCTCGGCCTGCCGCGCGGAACGATCAAGGCAACGGTGCTGATCGAAACCATCCTGGCCGCCTTCGAGATGGACGAGATCCTGTACGAGCTGCGTGAACACAGCGCTGGCCTGAACGCGGGCCGCTGGGATTACATCTTCTCGTGCATCAAGAAGTTCAAGCTGGACAAGGACTTCTGCCTGGCCGACCGCCCGAAGGTGACGATGACCTCGCCCTTCATGCGCGCCTACGCCCTGTTGCTGCTCAAGACATGCCACAAGCGCGGTGCGCCGGCCATCGGCGGCATGTCGGCCCTGATTCCGATCAAGAACGATCCGGAGAAAAATGAGGTCGCGATGGGTGGCGTGCGTAACGACAAGGCGCGTGACGCCAGCGACGGTTACGACGGCGGCTGGGTTGCGCATCCCGGCCTGGTCGAACTGGCGATGACGGAATTCAAGAAGGTGCTGGGCGACAAGCCGAACCAGATCGAGAAACAGCGTCCGGACGTGGAGGTGACTGCCGAGCAGCTGCTCGACTTCAAGCCGGAGACGCCGATCACCGAAGCGGGACTGCGCTACAACATTAACGTCGGCATCCATTACCTTGGCGCCTGGCTGGCAGGCAATGGCTGCGTGCCGATCCACAACCTGATGGAAGACGCGGCGACCGCGGAGATCAGCCGCTCCCAGGTCTGGCAATGGATCCGCTCGCCGAAGGGCGTGCTCGAGGACGGCCGCAAGGTCACGGCCGAGATGGTGCGGGCGATGATCGGGGAAGAGCTGGTCAAGGTGAAGGGGGACGCGCCGAACGGCGACAACCCGAGCTACGCGCGCGCGGCCGTCATCTTCGAGGAAATGTCGACGTCCGAGCAGTTTGCCGAGTTCCTGACGCTGCCGCTGTACGAAGAAATCTGAGTCGCCCCCTTGGCGCGAAATGACGCCGTCCTCCGGGCGGCGTTTTTTTTGCTGCGCCATTGGGCTCGACCAGCCTGCTGCGCCCGGGCGCCAGGATACCCGGCAGTTCCGTAAAAACGTAACTAACCAACGGGAAGCGCACTGCGACAAGCAATGCGCGGCTGCGCACGCGCCAGGGCGAGGCCAGCAAAATGGGGGGGCAGGGTATTCGCGCGAGCCTGGCGCTGCTGGTTCAGAACACGTTTTTCCACTCGCGCAGGACGGCAAACGCCTCTACCGGCGCGGCGCCTTCGCCTAGCTTGCCGGCCGCCACCAGCGATGCCACGATCGCAGGATCGCGGTAGCGCAGGAAGGGATTCGTGCTGCGTTCCAGGCCGATGCTCGAGGGCACCGTCGGCAGGCCTGCCGCACGTTTCGCGCTCTCGTCGCGCATGCGTAGCGCCAGCGCCGCGTTGTCCGGATCCACGGCCTGGGCAAATCGCAGGTTGGACAAGGTGTATTCGTGTGCGCAGTAGACTTCAGTATCGCCGGGCAGGCGTGCGAGCTTGTCCAGCGACGCCGCCATCTGCGCCGGCGTGCCTTCGAACAGGCGGCCGCAGCCGCCGGCGAACAGCGTATCCCCGCAGAACAGCCAATGCAGCCCTGGCGTGCGCCGCACATAGGCGATATGGCCCAGGGTATGTCCAGGCACCTCGAGCACTTCCAGTTCCAGGTCCAGCCCCGGCACGACCACGCGGTCGCCTTCGCCCAGCGGGTGCTTCACTTCGTCGATGCCATCGTTGCGGGGGCCGTACACCGGAACCGGAAAGCGCGCCAGCAGATCGCGCACGCCCCCGATATGGTCAGCATGATGATGGGTGAGTAGAATGGCGGTGAGGCGCAGGCCGTGGTCGGCGAGGCTGGCAAGGATGGGGCCGCTGTCGCCGGGGTCGACCGCCGCGGCATGCACGCCGTCGTGGATCAGCCAAAGGTAATTATCCTTGAACGCAGGTACGGTCAGGACAGTCAAATCGTTACGACTGCCGGCAGGGAGGGCGTCGCGTCCAGCTGCGTTGCCTGGGGGAGGGGTCATGGGTTCCACGCAAAAGGAGTGTGATGGATAGCGCTGCATCGGAAAAATCCATTATAGCGCTCGACGAATGGCTGCTTTCGCCGGCGGGTGCCTACGTGCGCGCTTTCGAACAAGCCTGCCTCGACGAGCTGACGGCCGACATCTTCGGCTTCAATGCCGTGCAAATCGGCGTGCCGCAAATCGATGCGCTTGCCGCCAACCGCATGCCCAACAAATGGCAGGCGGCCACGCGCACGTCCACCTTCGACGAACTCGAATTTGCCGCCAGCGGCAAGCAGATCGCGGTCGCACTGGATTTCTCGGAATTGCCATTTGCCTCGCAAAGCCTGGATTTGGTGGTGCTGCCGCACGTCCTGGAATTTGCGGCCGAGCCCCACCAGGTACTGCGCGAGGTCGAACGCGTGCTCATCCCCGAAGGGCAAGTCATCATTTGCGGCTTCAATCCGGCCAGCCTGTGGGGCATGCGCCAGGGGCTGGGCAAGGTAACGCGCAGCGGCTACCTGCCGTCGGCGGGCGAATTCATCTCTATGCCGCGCATGAAAGACTGGTTAAAATTGTTGAATCTTGGCGTAACGCGCAGCCATTTCGGCTGCTACGCGCCACCGTTTCGCACGGCACAGTGGCTCAACCGTTTCACCATGATGGAAGGGGCGGGTCAACGCTGGTGGCCCTATCTCGGTGCCGTCTACATCGTGCACGCGATCAAGCGCGTGAAAGGCATGCACCTGATCGGGCCGGCGTGGAACAAGAAAACAAGCCGGGCGCCGCAGGCGGTGCCGGCGACGAATCGGCATCATCGAAAATAATTGGAACAGGAAAGACCAGGCGGCATGACGAAAGTGGAAATTTTTACCGATGGCGCTTGCAAGGGCAATCCCGGCGCCGGCGGTTGGGGCGCGCTGCTGGTCGCTGATGGACACGAGAAAGAAATTTTTGGTGGGGAACCGAACACCACCAATAACCGCATGGAACTGAAGGCCGTGATCGAGGCTCTTGGCGTGCTGAACCGTCCGTGCGAAGTCGTACTGCACACCGACAGCCAGTATGTGCAGAAGGGGATCTCGGAATGGATCCACGGCTGGAAGGCGCGCGGCTGGAAGACGGCCGCCAAGGAACCGGTCAAGAACGACGACCTGTGGAAGGCGCTCGACCTGGCCCAGCAGCAGCACGCGGTCGAATGGCGCTGGGTGCGCGGCCACAACGGCCACCCCGGCAACGAGCGCGCCGACGTCCTGGCGAACCGGGGTGTGGCGACCTTGCGTCGTTGATTGTCGCATGCATGCGCTATACTGCTGACTTGCCGCGATTCAATAATTTCGCTCAACTCAGACCACAGTAGACCCCATGCGCCAGATTGTCCTCGATACCGAAACCACCGGCCTGAACCCACGAACCGGCGACCGCGTCATCGAAATCGGCTGCGTCGAGCTGGTCAATCGCACGCTGACCGGCAATAATTTTCACCGCTACATCAATCCCGAGCGCGACTCTGACGAGGCCGCGCTCGCGGTCCACGGCCTGACCACAGAATTCCTGAGCGACAAGCCGAAGTTCCACGAAATCGTCGAGGAACTACGCGAGTACATTCAGGGCGCAGAAGTCATCATCCACAACGCGCCCTTCGACCTGGGCTTCCTGAACCACGAGTTCCAGCGCCTCGGCCTGCCGCCTTTTGTCGAGCATTGCAGCGGTGTGATCGACACCCTGGTCAACGCCAAGGAAATGCACCCAGGTAAGCGTAACTCGCTGGACGCGCTGTGCGACCGTTACGGCGTCTCGAACGCCCACCGCAAGCTGCACGGCGCGCTGCTCGACTCCGAGCTGCTGGCGGATGTGTACCTCGCGATGACGCGCGGCCAGAACTCGCTGTCGATGGATGTCGAAGTGGAAGTCAGCGATGGCGGTGTGCTGC from Massilia sp. Se16.2.3 carries:
- a CDS encoding class I SAM-dependent methyltransferase, with protein sequence MDSAASEKSIIALDEWLLSPAGAYVRAFEQACLDELTADIFGFNAVQIGVPQIDALAANRMPNKWQAATRTSTFDELEFAASGKQIAVALDFSELPFASQSLDLVVLPHVLEFAAEPHQVLREVERVLIPEGQVIICGFNPASLWGMRQGLGKVTRSGYLPSAGEFISMPRMKDWLKLLNLGVTRSHFGCYAPPFRTAQWLNRFTMMEGAGQRWWPYLGAVYIVHAIKRVKGMHLIGPAWNKKTSRAPQAVPATNRHHRK
- the gloB gene encoding hydroxyacylglutathione hydrolase: MTPPPGNAAGRDALPAGSRNDLTVLTVPAFKDNYLWLIHDGVHAAAVDPGDSGPILASLADHGLRLTAILLTHHHADHIGGVRDLLARFPVPVYGPRNDGIDEVKHPLGEGDRVVVPGLDLELEVLEVPGHTLGHIAYVRRTPGLHWLFCGDTLFAGGCGRLFEGTPAQMAASLDKLARLPGDTEVYCAHEYTLSNLRFAQAVDPDNAALALRMRDESAKRAAGLPTVPSSIGLERSTNPFLRYRDPAIVASLVAAGKLGEGAAPVEAFAVLREWKNVF
- the aceB gene encoding malate synthase A yields the protein MTIALPPGLDIRAEIKPGYEQILTPEALALVASLTRQFEPRRQELLAARVERARRLDAGERPDFLPETAHIRAGDWTIAPIPQALECRRVEITGPVERKMVINALNSGADSYMTDFEDSNSPNWDNQITGQINMVDAVRRTISLEQNGKTYKLGDKVATLVVRPRGWHLDEKHVLVDGKRVSGGIFDFALFMFHNAKEQLARGAGPYFYLPKMESHLEARLWNDIFIATQEALGLPRGTIKATVLIETILAAFEMDEILYELREHSAGLNAGRWDYIFSCIKKFKLDKDFCLADRPKVTMTSPFMRAYALLLLKTCHKRGAPAIGGMSALIPIKNDPEKNEVAMGGVRNDKARDASDGYDGGWVAHPGLVELAMTEFKKVLGDKPNQIEKQRPDVEVTAEQLLDFKPETPITEAGLRYNINVGIHYLGAWLAGNGCVPIHNLMEDAATAEISRSQVWQWIRSPKGVLEDGRKVTAEMVRAMIGEELVKVKGDAPNGDNPSYARAAVIFEEMSTSEQFAEFLTLPLYEEI
- the rnhA gene encoding ribonuclease HI — its product is MTKVEIFTDGACKGNPGAGGWGALLVADGHEKEIFGGEPNTTNNRMELKAVIEALGVLNRPCEVVLHTDSQYVQKGISEWIHGWKARGWKTAAKEPVKNDDLWKALDLAQQQHAVEWRWVRGHNGHPGNERADVLANRGVATLRR
- the dnaQ gene encoding DNA polymerase III subunit epsilon — translated: MRQIVLDTETTGLNPRTGDRVIEIGCVELVNRTLTGNNFHRYINPERDSDEAALAVHGLTTEFLSDKPKFHEIVEELREYIQGAEVIIHNAPFDLGFLNHEFQRLGLPPFVEHCSGVIDTLVNAKEMHPGKRNSLDALCDRYGVSNAHRKLHGALLDSELLADVYLAMTRGQNSLSMDVEVEVSDGGVLLDAVPLGDILVLPAGPDELAAHDEVLAGLDKGVKGQCVWRNYSLQG
- a CDS encoding LysR family transcriptional regulator → MGKFKEISTFVEVAARGSLSAAARAEGIAPAMIGRRLDSLESRLGVKLLQRTTRRLVLTDEGAAFLEDCQRILGELEDAETAVSERSAHARGHLLVSAPAGFGRQHVAPLLPSFLAEHRDVTVNLNLNDRVVDVVGEGIDVAIRIASLGDSNLVGVKLADNARVVVAAPGYLKRHGTPVTLADLARHNCLAISSEGSQRGWTFRENNKTVTLRVAGNMVCNDGAVLHEWALRGRGLAWRSMWEVAAQIESGELVTVLDGYAAPGNDIHAVFAQRRHLPLRIRAFVDFLRRAYAQPDYWRTEIKQQGGPAY